The Niallia alba genome includes a window with the following:
- a CDS encoding methionine ABC transporter ATP-binding protein — MIELKNIHKSYTRKNTTVEALKGINLKVNKGDIFGVIGYSGAGKSTLIRLVNYLEIPTKGEVIVNGQSLANFNKKELRETKKQIGMIFQHFNLLESKKIFDNVAIPLVLQKKGKQEIKKRVTELLDFVGLSDKSNSYPSELSGGQKQRVGIARALASNPSILLCDEATSALDPETTQSILQLLKKINAEYNITIMIITHEMAVIQEICNKVAVMEKGKIIEVGTVLEVFGKPQHPTTKNFVQTVIHAKVPTSLQNNVDFRHQTFKLEFIGETASEPIIYELIHHHHLKLNILYANMTEIQGTAIGNMIIQLNGESSNIQHALSYLQNKNVLFEEVHT, encoded by the coding sequence ATGATTGAATTAAAGAACATTCATAAATCTTATACGCGCAAGAATACGACAGTAGAAGCTTTAAAAGGAATTAATTTAAAAGTAAATAAAGGCGATATTTTTGGTGTCATAGGATACAGCGGTGCAGGAAAAAGCACCCTAATTCGCCTTGTGAATTATTTAGAAATACCAACAAAAGGAGAAGTCATCGTTAATGGTCAATCTTTAGCCAATTTTAATAAAAAGGAACTGAGGGAAACAAAAAAACAAATTGGAATGATCTTTCAGCACTTTAATTTATTGGAATCAAAAAAGATCTTCGACAATGTAGCTATCCCTTTAGTACTTCAAAAGAAAGGGAAACAAGAGATTAAAAAAAGGGTAACGGAATTGCTAGATTTTGTCGGATTAAGTGATAAATCAAACAGTTATCCAAGCGAATTATCAGGTGGTCAAAAACAACGCGTTGGAATTGCTAGAGCTTTAGCTTCCAACCCATCCATTTTACTTTGTGATGAAGCAACATCTGCACTTGATCCTGAAACAACACAATCTATTTTACAGTTATTAAAAAAAATCAATGCAGAATATAACATAACGATTATGATTATTACACATGAAATGGCTGTTATTCAGGAAATATGTAACAAAGTAGCAGTTATGGAAAAAGGAAAAATAATTGAGGTTGGAACCGTCCTTGAAGTGTTTGGAAAACCACAACATCCAACAACTAAAAATTTTGTGCAAACTGTCATTCATGCAAAAGTTCCAACTAGCCTGCAAAATAACGTTGATTTTAGACATCAAACTTTTAAACTTGAATTTATTGGAGAAACAGCTTCAGAACCAATCATCTATGAACTAATCCATCATCATCACCTCAAATTAAATATTCTTTATGCAAATATGACGGAAATTCAAGGTACTGCAATTGGTAATATGATTAT